In Nostoc edaphicum CCNP1411, the sequence GCATCGAGTGTAGAATCCCAACCACCAGTTTGCAGGAAAGCATCACGTCGGCAAGCTACTTGTACAGGTGTACCAAAGGGTACAAGCTCTAAAAGCATACCGTAGTGAATATCAGCTTGTGGGATATAAAAAGCTAAACCGGGGCCAACTTGGGGAGTGCGAGAGAGTTCAACTTCATTACCATCCACCTGAGCCGCCACACAAGAGCAGATTACAGCATCGGGACGAAGTGCGATCGCCTTTGCCATTTCTTCTATGCAGTTAGGCGCTAAATAGTCGTCATCATCTAAAAACTTAATCCAGTCGCCGCTAGCTTTGGCAACTCCAGCATTTACCGTTGCCGCATGACCAAGGTTAACTTCGTTACGATGGTAAACAATCTTGTCCCCTAAGCTTTTGAGATAGGTTTGGGTGTCATCAGATGAACAATCATCGGCAACAACCACCTCGCACTCGATTGTTTGGTTCCGAGCCGAGTCAATTGCTCTTTGCAGCAGATTCAAGCGATTATAGGTACTGATGACGACGCTAAATTTCATAATTTTTACCCCTGTGGTACAGCATTCTGCAATATAGCTTTGATCTTTAGACCGTTGTATCAGTAAAATTATCAATCCCAACAAGTAGACTGAAATAGGATTATCGATTTATCATTGATGATCGTGAGATTTTTTTAAGCAGACAGAAAGACTATGAATGCTCAAGAGATTATCCGCTCCATTGAAGCGGAACAGATAAAATCGAATCTGCCCGACATTTACGTGGGCGACACTGTAAAAGTGGGAGTGAAAATCAAGGAAGGCGAAAAATATCGCGTACAACCCTACGAGGGAGTAGTAATTGCCAAGCGTAATGGTGGCATCAACGAAACGATTACAGTCCGTAAGGTTTTTCAAGGCGTGGGCGTTGAGCGGGTATTTTTGCTGCATTCTCCCCGCATTGACAGCATTAAAGTATTACGTCGCGGTAAGGTACGCCGTGCTAAACTTTATTATCTCCGCGATCGCGTAGGTAAGGCAACCCGAATCAAGCAACGGTTTGACCGCCCTTTGTGATTCGTCCCTCAATTATTGTGATTCGTCCCTCAATTATTATGGGAGAAATCTCAAGCCTCAAGCGGCATCTGCCGCTGACTTGTTTTCCCAACAAAATTAAGGTATGATATAAATCTCATATTGCGTTAAACTGGAATTTAGTTCAGCGCAATCACTGAATCAAAAACAGCTTGTGCGCTCTTAGTTCAGTTGGTAGAACGCAGGTCTCCAAAACCTGATGTCGGGGGTTCAAGTCCTCCAGGGCGCGCTCAAGAGCAAAAACTAAGCCCGAAATAATTACGCAACTGTTAATATAGCAGTTAGCGATAATAATTTCGGGTAAACTTATTGTGTTTGTAGTTGTTTTGCTTTCAGCAAGTGAAATAGAGTCGAAACTGCAAAACTGGACAAACAAATTTTAGATTTTAAATTTTAGATTTGGGATTGACAAAAAATTTAAATAAATGGACAACCCAAAATCTGAAGTTGAGTACCTTTGCCTTAAAGCATGGGGTAAATCTAAAATCTTAAATCCAAAATTGAGTAAGAAACGGGGGATAATCGGTCGTGGCCAAAAAAAATGAAGCAGAATTGCCAGAAACCACAAATGGGTTTAGCTTTGGCAACTTCATACAGGGAACCAAAGAAGAACTTGAAAAAGTAGTTTGGCCCAGTCGGAAACAGATAGTGAGCGAGTCCGCCGCTGTGTTGTTGATGGTGGCACTCTCCGCATCTTTGATATACTTGGTCGATGGATTGTTTGCTTGGGCAGCCAAACAGGTATTCTGATGACTTTTGCAACAGACGAACCTCGCAACTCAACCTTCCAGTCTGAGGACACAGCAGAAGCAGCAGAAACAGCGTCAAAAGAAGCACGCTGGTATGCAGTGCAAGTTGCCTCAGGTTGTGAAAAACGTGTAAAGACGAACTTAGAACAACGCATTCAAACTTTTGATGTAGCTGACAAAATTATCCAAGTAGAAATTCCGCAGACGCCAGCGGTGAAAATCCGCAAAGACGGCAGTCGCCAGCATACAGAGGAAAAAGTTTTCCCTGGCTATGTGTTGGTGCGGATGATGATGGATGATGATACCTGGCAGGTGGTACGAAACACCTCCCATGTAATTAATTTTGTCGGTTCAGAACAAAAACGTGGTAGTAGTAAGGGTCGCGGTCACGTGCATCCCATACCACTGAGTTCTTCAGAAGTAGAACGTATATTCAAACAAACCAGCGAACAAGAAGCTGTTGTCAAAATTGACATGGCTACTGGTGATAAGATAATGGTGCTTTCTGGTCCATTTAAAGACTTTGAAGGCGAGGTGATTGAAGTCTCTCCAGAGCGGAGTAAGCTTAAAGCCTTGCTCTCAATTTTTGGTAGAGATACACCAGTTGAATTGGAATTTAATCAGGTAGAGAAACAGAGCTAAATACAAATGGCGAAGAAAGTAGTGGCGGTCATTAAACTGGCCTTGAATGCTGGAAAAGCCAACCCAGCACCGCCAGTGGGGCCCGCCTTGGGTCAACATGGTGTCAACATCATGATGTTTTGTAAAGAGTACAACGCCAAAACAGCAGACCAAGCTGGAATGGTAATACCTGTAGAAATTTCGGTTTTTGAAGACCGGAGTTTTACATTCGTACTCAAAACGCCACCCGCATCAGTACTGATTCGGAAGGCGGCGAAAGTAGAAAAAGGCTCGAATGAACCCAACAAAAAGAAGGTTGGGTCAATTAGCAAAGCACAATTGCAAGAAATAGCCCAAACCAAACTTCCCGACCTCAATGCCAACGACATCGACGCGGCAATGAAGATTGTGGCAGGAACGGCTAAAAATATGGGTATAACAGTCACGGATTAGTCATTGGTCATTAGTCATTAGTCATTGGTAACTGACGAAGGACAAAGGACAAAAGACAAATAACTAAAAATTATCGGGGGAGAGGCGAAGCTTCGGAATTACCCCAGGAGAACAAAATGCCAAAAATATCGCGTCGTTTGCAGGGATTGCAAGCAAAAGTAGAAGAGAAGGACTATCATCCTTTAGAGGCTTTAGCCCTTCTTAAAGACACAGCAACAGCTAAATTTACCGAAGCTGCTGAAGCTCATATCCGGCTGGGAATTGACCCCAAGTATACAGACCAACAGTTGCGGACAACGGTAGCACTGCCCAAAGGTACAGGACAAATCGTCCGAGTGGCGGTGATAGCCAGAGGCGAAAAGGTAAATGAAGCAAGCAACGCTGGTGCTGATTTAGTGGGATCAGAAGAACTGATTGACGAAATCCAGAAAGGTAGAATGGATTTTGACAAGCTGATTGCCACACCCGATGTGATGCCACAGGTAGCGAAACTGGGTAAATTGCTTGGGCCGCGTGGTTTGATGCCATCGCCCAAGGGTGGAACCGTGACATTTGATTTAGCAGGTGCGATCGCAGAATTCAAAGCTGGTAAATTAGAATTCCGAGCTGATCGAACTGGTATTGTCCATGTTATGTTTGGTAAGACAACTTTCTCGCCTGAAGATTTGTTAGTCAACCTGAAGGCATTGCAGGAGACGATTGACCGTAACCGTCCTTCAGGAGCTAAAGGTCGTTATTGGCGCACATTTTATGTGTCAGCCACAATGGGGCCATCAATTAAAGTTGATATCAGCGCCCTACGAGATTTGAAACTGAGCGGAGCAAGTTAATTTTTAGTCATTAGTCATTTGTAAAGACAAAAGACAAAAGACAAAAGACAAAGGACAAACGACAAAATTAAATAGGCAAAGCCGGAGACAGCAGGTGCTAATAGCTTAAATATCCTGCCGAGGTTAAAACTCTAATTGTCAGAATTACCACCCACGAAGGTGTGATAACTATGGCATCACGAGTCTTACTCTCAACCCCGGCTATGTTAGCTGGGGTTTGTTGTTTTGTTTGGTTCAGGTTGAGAAAAAACGTACAAGTAGGGCAATCACCGATTATTTTAAGGAGGTGAGATTGGAATGGGTAGAACACTAGAAAATAAAAAAGAGATAGTAGCTGACCTCAAAGAAACTTTGAGTGAGTCAACTCTGGCACTGGTAATAGAGTATCAAGGATTAACAGTTGCTGAGATTACCGATTTACGGCGGCGGCTACGTCCGAGTGGTGCTGTCTGCAAAGTAACTAAAAATACTTTGATGGGCATTGCTATTGAAGGTGAAGAAAAATGGCAGCCATTGTCAGAACTACTCAAAGGTTCTTCAGCCTTTTTGCTGGTCAAAGAAGATTTTTCATCTGCAATTAAGGCTTACCAAGACTTCCAAAAAGCCACCAAGAAGACAGAACTTCGTGGCGGTGTTATGGAAGGTCGCCTACTCAAAGAACCAGATGTCAAAGCTCTGGGAGACTTGCCATCTAAGGAACAACTCATTGCACAAATTGCTGGGGCTATCAACGCTTTGGCTACCAAGATTGCTGTGGGTATCAACGAAGTTCCTGGTTCACTGGCTCGTGCTTTGCAAGCTGTGGCTGACCAAGAGCAAAGTGGTGGTAGCACCGAAACTGCTGCTGTACAAGATAGCAGCACCGAAACCGCGACTGAAGCTGATAGTAGCACTGAAACTGCTGCTGAATAGACTTCGTGGTTCATTCAGTCAAAAGTCAAAAGTCTATAGTTAAAGACCAATGACTAATGGCTAAATAAATAATCAAAATTACAGGAGTTATATCAATGTCTGCTGCAACCGATCAAATTTTAGAACAACTAAAAACCCTTTCTTTGCTGGAAGCTTCTGAATTAGTTAAGCAAATTGAAGAAGCTTTTGGCGTGAGTGCTGCTGCACCCGTTGGTGGCATGATGATGATGCCTGGTGCTGGTGGTGCTGCTCCTGCTGAAGAAGCTGTTGAGCAAACTGAGTTTGAAGTGATTCTCGAATCAGTCCCAGCTGATAAGAAAATTGCCGTGCTGAAGATTGTCCGCGAATTGACCGGTTTGGGTCTGAAAGAAGCGAAAGACATGGTAGAAGCTGCACCCAAGGCAGTTAAAGAAGGTATTGCTAAGGATGCCGCTGAAGATGCGAAGAAGCGGATCGAAGAAGCTGGCGGTAAGGTGACTATCAAGTAGTCACAATTTTCTTACCACTTTTTTATTAAGGAGCCTAAGTTAGGCTCCTTTTTTTATCAAAAAAGTAAAGGTTCAAAACCTTGCCCGCAAGTGGCGCGTTCGCGGTAGCGTTCGCACGAGAAAAAATCGTATCGGCTCAATAAATAGGGGCACTCGCTCATCAGCGAATGGTATGAAGTCACCCACAGATTCAGGAAAAAAGCTAAAGCTACAGTGAGGATGTCAACTAAAGTTCTTGACGTGTTGGACGGATGATGATTTCATTCACATCAACATCACTGGGCTGCTCAATAGCATAGGCGATCGCACGAGCAACAGCATCTGCATCAATGGCGATCGCATAAAGTTGATTAATTCCCGCTGCTGTGTCTTGATCGGTAATCGTGGTAGTCAGTTCAGTATCAACGGCTCCTGGTGAGATATTGGTCGAACGGATTTCACCGTTTGACTCTAGCCGCAGTCCTTCAGAGATTGCTCGCACTGCGTATTTAGTAGCACAATAGACTGCTGCTCCCGGAAACACCTTATGTCCAGCCACTGACGATAGGTTAATGATATGACCAGACTTTTGCTGACGCATAATCGGCAACACGGCAGCAATCCCATAGAGAACGCCCTTGATGTTGACATCAATCATCCGATCCCACTCCTCTACTTTTACTTGGTCGAGGGGAGAAAGCGGCATCAACCCAGCATTATTGATCAGCACGTCGATACGGCCATAAGTACTCAAAGTTTCCTTCGCCAAAGTTTCTACCTGTGCGCGATCTATCACATCCGTCACTCGGTAGGTTGCAGTCCCTCCTGATTTAGCGATCGCTGCAACTAATTCTTTGAGCCGATCTTCTCGGCGGGCGGCCAGCATCAGCTTGGCTCCACTAGCTGCGAGTCGCTTCGCAGTAGCCTCACCTAAACCACTGCTGGCTCCGGTGATGATTACCACTTTGTTTTGAATCTCAGACATATTGATTAATGCGGATCGTTGAGTGTGGGTTATGAAACATTGAGTGCTGTTTAAGGGGATTGTACCTTTTTCTTTCTGGTCATTCCTAGATTACTTATGTTTATAAGTATCCTTCATCTACAGTGCTATACGATCCCAATAAAGCACTGCGAGTTTGGGGGCCGACTATACCATCGACACGCAAACCATTGTTGGCTTGAAACTGCCGGACTAGCCCAACAGTCGTATTTCCGTAATAACCTGTAGGATTAATCCCTAAACGTCTTTGTACTTGTGATACAGCAGAACCTCTAGAACCATAACGGAGTGTGATGCGTCCACCTACTCCAGCAGACGTTGGGTTGTTTGGACGAGAGTTATACGTATCACCTACCCATCTTGCAGCTACATATCTATTTCTGGACAGGCGAACAAAACCATTAGCTCTACCAGTGCTGGTAATTCTAGTACCGTTGGGAATACAGTCTACAACTGAAGAACTAGTGTAGGGGCTTACACGCACGTTCAGACAAGTGCCGTTAGTTCTGACATAAGCGCCTAATGCTGCTGACACTTGGGTAATAGCTGTAAAAAATACTATAAAACCAGCTAACGATAACCAAACGGAAGATTTCAGAGATTTATTCCAATCTAAGTCAAACTTGGGAAATTCATAGTCGATAGATTTAGCCTGACTGTTTGCCTCTTCGTAGGCCACGAACATAGATGAATAAGCAATATATTCCATTGATTAACACCTTGATCTTTTAAAAAATAAAAACTCACAAACTTTTCACACCACAAATTAAGCGAGTCTTGAACGGCAATAGACTCACTCAAAGCCATCGTCTACTGTTTATGATGTACGACTGCAATTTTATTCGCCACCATCGCTGAAAATAATGTTGTCGCTACGAATCCAACCAATTGCTCCCGATTTCGGGAATTTCACTCGACACCAGTTACGGTTACGACCACCTCTATCTCTGTCTTGAACGCATTGTAAGTTTTGGACGCGATCGCCACCTA encodes:
- the secE gene encoding preprotein translocase subunit SecE, encoding MAKKNEAELPETTNGFSFGNFIQGTKEELEKVVWPSRKQIVSESAAVLLMVALSASLIYLVDGLFAWAAKQVF
- the rplS gene encoding 50S ribosomal protein L19, which codes for MNAQEIIRSIEAEQIKSNLPDIYVGDTVKVGVKIKEGEKYRVQPYEGVVIAKRNGGINETITVRKVFQGVGVERVFLLHSPRIDSIKVLRRGKVRRAKLYYLRDRVGKATRIKQRFDRPL
- the rplL gene encoding 50S ribosomal protein L7/L12, whose product is MSAATDQILEQLKTLSLLEASELVKQIEEAFGVSAAAPVGGMMMMPGAGGAAPAEEAVEQTEFEVILESVPADKKIAVLKIVRELTGLGLKEAKDMVEAAPKAVKEGIAKDAAEDAKKRIEEAGGKVTIK
- a CDS encoding SDR family oxidoreductase; this translates as MSEIQNKVVIITGASSGLGEATAKRLAASGAKLMLAARREDRLKELVAAIAKSGGTATYRVTDVIDRAQVETLAKETLSTYGRIDVLINNAGLMPLSPLDQVKVEEWDRMIDVNIKGVLYGIAAVLPIMRQQKSGHIINLSSVAGHKVFPGAAVYCATKYAVRAISEGLRLESNGEIRSTNISPGAVDTELTTTITDQDTAAGINQLYAIAIDADAVARAIAYAIEQPSDVDVNEIIIRPTRQEL
- a CDS encoding peptidoglycan-binding domain-containing protein, with product MEYIAYSSMFVAYEEANSQAKSIDYEFPKFDLDWNKSLKSSVWLSLAGFIVFFTAITQVSAALGAYVRTNGTCLNVRVSPYTSSSVVDCIPNGTRITSTGRANGFVRLSRNRYVAARWVGDTYNSRPNNPTSAGVGGRITLRYGSRGSAVSQVQRRLGINPTGYYGNTTVGLVRQFQANNGLRVDGIVGPQTRSALLGSYSTVDEGYL
- the nusG gene encoding transcription termination/antitermination protein NusG yields the protein MTFATDEPRNSTFQSEDTAEAAETASKEARWYAVQVASGCEKRVKTNLEQRIQTFDVADKIIQVEIPQTPAVKIRKDGSRQHTEEKVFPGYVLVRMMMDDDTWQVVRNTSHVINFVGSEQKRGSSKGRGHVHPIPLSSSEVERIFKQTSEQEAVVKIDMATGDKIMVLSGPFKDFEGEVIEVSPERSKLKALLSIFGRDTPVELEFNQVEKQS
- the rplA gene encoding 50S ribosomal protein L1; the encoded protein is MPKISRRLQGLQAKVEEKDYHPLEALALLKDTATAKFTEAAEAHIRLGIDPKYTDQQLRTTVALPKGTGQIVRVAVIARGEKVNEASNAGADLVGSEELIDEIQKGRMDFDKLIATPDVMPQVAKLGKLLGPRGLMPSPKGGTVTFDLAGAIAEFKAGKLEFRADRTGIVHVMFGKTTFSPEDLLVNLKALQETIDRNRPSGAKGRYWRTFYVSATMGPSIKVDISALRDLKLSGAS
- a CDS encoding glycosyltransferase family 2 protein; the encoded protein is MKFSVVISTYNRLNLLQRAIDSARNQTIECEVVVADDCSSDDTQTYLKSLGDKIVYHRNEVNLGHAATVNAGVAKASGDWIKFLDDDDYLAPNCIEEMAKAIALRPDAVICSCVAAQVDGNEVELSRTPQVGPGLAFYIPQADIHYGMLLELVPFGTPVQVACRRDAFLQTGGWDSTLDANCDDIDSWIRIAQFGDAIFFNHCLAYRTIWPGAYNQKFSLSRRLATNILMKEKIYALVNDQHRSKIPVFQDIKNYLKLHWILVALKQKNIKSFLSMIDPSILSPQSWKFLLTAASSRRSQGNNSQVRKLVLIES
- the rplJ gene encoding 50S ribosomal protein L10, encoding MGRTLENKKEIVADLKETLSESTLALVIEYQGLTVAEITDLRRRLRPSGAVCKVTKNTLMGIAIEGEEKWQPLSELLKGSSAFLLVKEDFSSAIKAYQDFQKATKKTELRGGVMEGRLLKEPDVKALGDLPSKEQLIAQIAGAINALATKIAVGINEVPGSLARALQAVADQEQSGGSTETAAVQDSSTETATEADSSTETAAE
- the rplK gene encoding 50S ribosomal protein L11, producing the protein MAKKVVAVIKLALNAGKANPAPPVGPALGQHGVNIMMFCKEYNAKTADQAGMVIPVEISVFEDRSFTFVLKTPPASVLIRKAAKVEKGSNEPNKKKVGSISKAQLQEIAQTKLPDLNANDIDAAMKIVAGTAKNMGITVTD